The following coding sequences lie in one Glycine soja cultivar W05 chromosome 16, ASM419377v2, whole genome shotgun sequence genomic window:
- the LOC114389641 gene encoding nuclear intron maturase 3, mitochondrial-like isoform X2, whose product MCSTSPKLLLNPRMASYVSMVASLHLHIRRIVFRNAHPRLHSTLTKPQFKALVLDHYSHGKFSNLIQNIVASPPVLHTACQNLSPSFPPPDRFSIPATCRELLENRFDVASCCLTLTPSFVLPNLKLKVVIEAIRMVLEIVYDDRFVTFCYGGRVGMGRHTAIRYLKNSLENPTWWFTVRFKPHRFQHFHVEKLCSVIESKVKDSIFIDLIKRLFQCKALVIELGADWLGRGLPQECGLCSILINVYFDAFDKEIQEMRLRENRENRELDPKIIASGLYSDVFYKPVKVYAVRYLDEILLATSGSKMLALELRMGVVKTLELGLGLRVDKVNTAIHSAVSEKIEFLGMELQAVPPSILRPPMSEKAIRARKKYLRQKEVRALELRNARARNRRKLGLKIFSHVYKKFKQSDGFKFDFSIENQVREIFRSWADEVVQEFLGNIDECQEWHRSLSAGDFLQLRHIRNQLPPELVDAYDKFQEQVDKHLNPIEARKAIEEEERRVKEEEEQNYSKGTVEDLTKLCMKVEAPEILIRKAVKLVGFTNHMGRPRPIEFLVALEDADIIKWYAGIARRWLDYFCCCHNFKTVKTIVTYHLRFSCILTLAEKHESTKREVIKHFSKDLRVYDMNGNHEVYFPTEREVKMMGDRNLSDPKPVDGALSLAVVRLASDEPPCHCIAHFCDKTTTVFYRVHLLQNRLNVSPLDKEKWVQGMGVIHESLNRVQRVALSTAANMCKKLP is encoded by the exons CCTGTCCTCCACACCGCATGCCAAAACCTCTCCCCCTCCTTTCCGCCCCCGGACCGCTTCAGCATTCCGGCCACGTGCCGGGAGCTCCTCGAAAACCGCTTCGACGTGGCATCATGCTGCCTCACACTAACTCCCTCTTTCGTTTTGCCCAACTTGAAGCTCAAGGTCGTCATTGAGGCCATTCGAATGGTTCTGGAAATCGTCTACGACGACCGCTTCGTCACCTTTTGCTATGGTGGCCGCGTCGGAATGGGACGACACACCGCCATAAGGTACTTAAAAAACTCCCTCGAGAACCCTACTTGGTGGTTCACTGTCAGGTTCAAGCCTCACAGGTTTCAACATTTCCATGTCGAGAAGCTCTGTTCTGTTATTGAAAGCAAAGTCAAGGATTCCATTTTCATTGATTTGATAAAGAGGTTGTTTCAATGTAAGGCTTTGGTCATTGAATTGGGTGCAGATTGGTTAGGAAGGGGACTTCCTCAGGAATGTGGCTTGTGCTCCATTTTGatcaatgtttattttgatgcCTTTGATAAAGAGATTCAAGAGATGCGTCTTCGGGAGAATCGAGAGAACCGGGAATTGGATCCGAAGATTATTGCTTCGGGTTTGTATTCTGATGTGTTTTACAAGCCGGTGAAGGTGTATGCGGTGAGGTACTTGGATGAGATACTCCTTGCCACATCAGGGTCCAAGATGTTGGCCTTGGAGTTGAGGATGGGGGTTGTCAAGACTTTGGAACTTGGATTGGGTTTGCGTGTTGATAAGGTGAATACCGCTATTCATAGCGCGGTGTCGGAGAAGATTGAGTTTCTTGGGATGGAATTGCAGGCTGTTCCGCCTTCCATTTTGCGCCCGCCAATGTCGGAGAAAGCAATTAGGGCACGGAAGAAGTACCTCAGGCAGAAGGAAGTCAGGGCTCTTGAATTGAGAAATGCTAGAGCAAGGAACAGAAGGAAACTGGGGTTGAAGATATTTAGTCATGTTTATAAAAAGTTCAAGCAAAGTGATGGGTTTAAATTTGACTTTAGTATTGAAAACCAGGTCCGAGAAATTTTTAGATCTTGGGCTGATGAAGTAGTGCAAGAGTTCTTGGGGAATATAGATGAGTGTCAAGAATGGCATCGAAGTCTATCAGCTGGTGATTTCCTACAGTTGAGACACATTAGAAATCAATTACCACCTGAGCTTGTTGATGCTTATGATAAGTTCCAAGAGCAGGTAGATAAACATTTGAATCCTATAGAAGCTAGGAAGGCgatagaggaagaagaaagaagagtaaaggaagaagaggaacaaaattattcaaaagGAACAGTTGAGGATTTAACAAAGCTATGTATGAAAGTTGAGGCACCCGAAATACTCATAAGAAAGGCTGTGAAGTTGGTTGGGTTTACAAATCATATGGGTCGTCCAAGGCCAATTGAATTTCTTGTTGCACTTGAGGATGCCGATATTATCAAGTGGTATGCTGGCATAGCAAGAAGGTGGCTTGATTATTTCTGCTGTTGCCACAACTTCAAGACAGTCAAAACTATTGTAACTTATCATTTAAGGTTCTCCTGTATCTTGACATTAGCAGAGAAGCATGAATCCACCAAGCGTGAAGTGATAAAGCATTTCAGCAAAGATTTGAGAGTCTATGATATGAATGGAAATCATGAAGTGTATTTTCCTACAGAAAGAGAGGTTAAGATGATGGGAGATAGAAATCTTTCTGATCCAAAACCAGTAGATGGAGCTTTATCTTTGGCTGTAGTAAGGTTGGCATCTGATGAGCCTCCATGTCATTGCATTGCCCATTTCTGTGACAAGACAACTACCGTCTTTTATCGGGTCCATTTGCTGCAAAACAGATTGAATGTCAGCCCATTGGACAAAGAAAAATGGGTACAAGGGATGGGTGTAATTCATGAAAGCCTAAACC GAGTTCAGCGGGTTGCATTGTCTACTGCTGCAAATATGTGCAAGAAGCTTCCTTAG
- the LOC114389641 gene encoding nuclear intron maturase 3, mitochondrial-like isoform X3 has translation MCSTSPKLLLNPRMASYVSMVASLHLHIRRIVFRNAHPRLHSTLTKPQFKALVLDHYSHGKFSNLIQNIVASPPVLHTACQNLSPSFPPPDRFSIPATCRELLENRFDVASCCLTLTPSFVLPNLKLKVVIEAIRMVLEIVYDDRFVTFCYGGRVGMGRHTAIRYLKNSLENPTWWFTVRFKPHRFQHFHVEKLCSVIESKVKDSIFIDLIKRLFQCKALVIELGADWLGRGLPQECGLCSILINVYFDAFDKEIQEMRLRENRENRELDPKIIASGLYSDVFYKPVKVYAVRYLDEILLATSGSKMLALELRMGVVKTLELGLGLRVDKVNTAIHSAVSEKIEFLGMELQAVPPSILRPPMSEKAIRARKKYLRQKEVRALELRNARARNRRKLGLKIFSHVYKKFKQSDGFKFDFSIENQVREIFRSWADEVVQEFLGNIDECQEWHRSLSAGDFLQLRHIRNQLPPELVDAYDKFQEQVDKHLNPIEARKAIEEEERRVKEEEEQNYSKGTVEDLTKLCMKVEAPEILIRKAVKLVGFTNHMGRPRPIEFLVALEDADIIKWYAGIARRWLDYFCCCHNFKTVKTIVTYHLRFSCILTLAEKHESTKREVIKHFSKDLRVYDMNGNHEVYFPTEREVKMMGDRNLSDPKPVDGALSLAVVRLASDEPPCHCIAHFCDKTTTVFYRVHLLQNRLNVSPLDKEKWVQGMGVIHESLNLLVVVNWF, from the exons CCTGTCCTCCACACCGCATGCCAAAACCTCTCCCCCTCCTTTCCGCCCCCGGACCGCTTCAGCATTCCGGCCACGTGCCGGGAGCTCCTCGAAAACCGCTTCGACGTGGCATCATGCTGCCTCACACTAACTCCCTCTTTCGTTTTGCCCAACTTGAAGCTCAAGGTCGTCATTGAGGCCATTCGAATGGTTCTGGAAATCGTCTACGACGACCGCTTCGTCACCTTTTGCTATGGTGGCCGCGTCGGAATGGGACGACACACCGCCATAAGGTACTTAAAAAACTCCCTCGAGAACCCTACTTGGTGGTTCACTGTCAGGTTCAAGCCTCACAGGTTTCAACATTTCCATGTCGAGAAGCTCTGTTCTGTTATTGAAAGCAAAGTCAAGGATTCCATTTTCATTGATTTGATAAAGAGGTTGTTTCAATGTAAGGCTTTGGTCATTGAATTGGGTGCAGATTGGTTAGGAAGGGGACTTCCTCAGGAATGTGGCTTGTGCTCCATTTTGatcaatgtttattttgatgcCTTTGATAAAGAGATTCAAGAGATGCGTCTTCGGGAGAATCGAGAGAACCGGGAATTGGATCCGAAGATTATTGCTTCGGGTTTGTATTCTGATGTGTTTTACAAGCCGGTGAAGGTGTATGCGGTGAGGTACTTGGATGAGATACTCCTTGCCACATCAGGGTCCAAGATGTTGGCCTTGGAGTTGAGGATGGGGGTTGTCAAGACTTTGGAACTTGGATTGGGTTTGCGTGTTGATAAGGTGAATACCGCTATTCATAGCGCGGTGTCGGAGAAGATTGAGTTTCTTGGGATGGAATTGCAGGCTGTTCCGCCTTCCATTTTGCGCCCGCCAATGTCGGAGAAAGCAATTAGGGCACGGAAGAAGTACCTCAGGCAGAAGGAAGTCAGGGCTCTTGAATTGAGAAATGCTAGAGCAAGGAACAGAAGGAAACTGGGGTTGAAGATATTTAGTCATGTTTATAAAAAGTTCAAGCAAAGTGATGGGTTTAAATTTGACTTTAGTATTGAAAACCAGGTCCGAGAAATTTTTAGATCTTGGGCTGATGAAGTAGTGCAAGAGTTCTTGGGGAATATAGATGAGTGTCAAGAATGGCATCGAAGTCTATCAGCTGGTGATTTCCTACAGTTGAGACACATTAGAAATCAATTACCACCTGAGCTTGTTGATGCTTATGATAAGTTCCAAGAGCAGGTAGATAAACATTTGAATCCTATAGAAGCTAGGAAGGCgatagaggaagaagaaagaagagtaaaggaagaagaggaacaaaattattcaaaagGAACAGTTGAGGATTTAACAAAGCTATGTATGAAAGTTGAGGCACCCGAAATACTCATAAGAAAGGCTGTGAAGTTGGTTGGGTTTACAAATCATATGGGTCGTCCAAGGCCAATTGAATTTCTTGTTGCACTTGAGGATGCCGATATTATCAAGTGGTATGCTGGCATAGCAAGAAGGTGGCTTGATTATTTCTGCTGTTGCCACAACTTCAAGACAGTCAAAACTATTGTAACTTATCATTTAAGGTTCTCCTGTATCTTGACATTAGCAGAGAAGCATGAATCCACCAAGCGTGAAGTGATAAAGCATTTCAGCAAAGATTTGAGAGTCTATGATATGAATGGAAATCATGAAGTGTATTTTCCTACAGAAAGAGAGGTTAAGATGATGGGAGATAGAAATCTTTCTGATCCAAAACCAGTAGATGGAGCTTTATCTTTGGCTGTAGTAAGGTTGGCATCTGATGAGCCTCCATGTCATTGCATTGCCCATTTCTGTGACAAGACAACTACCGTCTTTTATCGGGTCCATTTGCTGCAAAACAGATTGAATGTCAGCCCATTGGACAAAGAAAAATGGGTACAAGGGATGGGTGTAATTCATGAAAGCCTAAACC TTCTTGTGGTCGTGAATTGGTTTTAG
- the LOC114389641 gene encoding nuclear intron maturase 3, mitochondrial-like isoform X1 — MCSTSPKLLLNPRMASYVSMVASLHLHIRRIVFRNAHPRLHSTLTKPQFKALVLDHYSHGKFSNLIQNIVASPPVLHTACQNLSPSFPPPDRFSIPATCRELLENRFDVASCCLTLTPSFVLPNLKLKVVIEAIRMVLEIVYDDRFVTFCYGGRVGMGRHTAIRYLKNSLENPTWWFTVRFKPHRFQHFHVEKLCSVIESKVKDSIFIDLIKRLFQCKALVIELGADWLGRGLPQECGLCSILINVYFDAFDKEIQEMRLRENRENRELDPKIIASGLYSDVFYKPVKVYAVRYLDEILLATSGSKMLALELRMGVVKTLELGLGLRVDKVNTAIHSAVSEKIEFLGMELQAVPPSILRPPMSEKAIRARKKYLRQKEVRALELRNARARNRRKLGLKIFSHVYKKFKQSDGFKFDFSIENQVREIFRSWADEVVQEFLGNIDECQEWHRSLSAGDFLQLRHIRNQLPPELVDAYDKFQEQVDKHLNPIEARKAIEEEERRVKEEEEQNYSKGTVEDLTKLCMKVEAPEILIRKAVKLVGFTNHMGRPRPIEFLVALEDADIIKWYAGIARRWLDYFCCCHNFKTVKTIVTYHLRFSCILTLAEKHESTKREVIKHFSKDLRVYDMNGNHEVYFPTEREVKMMGDRNLSDPKPVDGALSLAVVRLASDEPPCHCIAHFCDKTTTVFYRVHLLQNRLNVSPLDKEKWVQGMGVIHESLNRKCLPLCTDHVNDLYMGRITLQDIDCSYCVDVD, encoded by the coding sequence CCTGTCCTCCACACCGCATGCCAAAACCTCTCCCCCTCCTTTCCGCCCCCGGACCGCTTCAGCATTCCGGCCACGTGCCGGGAGCTCCTCGAAAACCGCTTCGACGTGGCATCATGCTGCCTCACACTAACTCCCTCTTTCGTTTTGCCCAACTTGAAGCTCAAGGTCGTCATTGAGGCCATTCGAATGGTTCTGGAAATCGTCTACGACGACCGCTTCGTCACCTTTTGCTATGGTGGCCGCGTCGGAATGGGACGACACACCGCCATAAGGTACTTAAAAAACTCCCTCGAGAACCCTACTTGGTGGTTCACTGTCAGGTTCAAGCCTCACAGGTTTCAACATTTCCATGTCGAGAAGCTCTGTTCTGTTATTGAAAGCAAAGTCAAGGATTCCATTTTCATTGATTTGATAAAGAGGTTGTTTCAATGTAAGGCTTTGGTCATTGAATTGGGTGCAGATTGGTTAGGAAGGGGACTTCCTCAGGAATGTGGCTTGTGCTCCATTTTGatcaatgtttattttgatgcCTTTGATAAAGAGATTCAAGAGATGCGTCTTCGGGAGAATCGAGAGAACCGGGAATTGGATCCGAAGATTATTGCTTCGGGTTTGTATTCTGATGTGTTTTACAAGCCGGTGAAGGTGTATGCGGTGAGGTACTTGGATGAGATACTCCTTGCCACATCAGGGTCCAAGATGTTGGCCTTGGAGTTGAGGATGGGGGTTGTCAAGACTTTGGAACTTGGATTGGGTTTGCGTGTTGATAAGGTGAATACCGCTATTCATAGCGCGGTGTCGGAGAAGATTGAGTTTCTTGGGATGGAATTGCAGGCTGTTCCGCCTTCCATTTTGCGCCCGCCAATGTCGGAGAAAGCAATTAGGGCACGGAAGAAGTACCTCAGGCAGAAGGAAGTCAGGGCTCTTGAATTGAGAAATGCTAGAGCAAGGAACAGAAGGAAACTGGGGTTGAAGATATTTAGTCATGTTTATAAAAAGTTCAAGCAAAGTGATGGGTTTAAATTTGACTTTAGTATTGAAAACCAGGTCCGAGAAATTTTTAGATCTTGGGCTGATGAAGTAGTGCAAGAGTTCTTGGGGAATATAGATGAGTGTCAAGAATGGCATCGAAGTCTATCAGCTGGTGATTTCCTACAGTTGAGACACATTAGAAATCAATTACCACCTGAGCTTGTTGATGCTTATGATAAGTTCCAAGAGCAGGTAGATAAACATTTGAATCCTATAGAAGCTAGGAAGGCgatagaggaagaagaaagaagagtaaaggaagaagaggaacaaaattattcaaaagGAACAGTTGAGGATTTAACAAAGCTATGTATGAAAGTTGAGGCACCCGAAATACTCATAAGAAAGGCTGTGAAGTTGGTTGGGTTTACAAATCATATGGGTCGTCCAAGGCCAATTGAATTTCTTGTTGCACTTGAGGATGCCGATATTATCAAGTGGTATGCTGGCATAGCAAGAAGGTGGCTTGATTATTTCTGCTGTTGCCACAACTTCAAGACAGTCAAAACTATTGTAACTTATCATTTAAGGTTCTCCTGTATCTTGACATTAGCAGAGAAGCATGAATCCACCAAGCGTGAAGTGATAAAGCATTTCAGCAAAGATTTGAGAGTCTATGATATGAATGGAAATCATGAAGTGTATTTTCCTACAGAAAGAGAGGTTAAGATGATGGGAGATAGAAATCTTTCTGATCCAAAACCAGTAGATGGAGCTTTATCTTTGGCTGTAGTAAGGTTGGCATCTGATGAGCCTCCATGTCATTGCATTGCCCATTTCTGTGACAAGACAACTACCGTCTTTTATCGGGTCCATTTGCTGCAAAACAGATTGAATGTCAGCCCATTGGACAAAGAAAAATGGGTACAAGGGATGGGTGTAATTCATGAAAGCCTAAACCGTAAGTGCCTCCCTCTCTGTACTGATCATGTAAATGATTTGTACATGGGGAGAATAACACTTCAAGACATTGACTGTTCTTATTGTGTGGATGTGGACTGA